Below is a window of Halarcobacter anaerophilus DNA.
GTTCTTCGTCATGCTTTATTTCATATTTATTTAGAAGATAATTTGCAGATAATTCATTTTTATCGTCATCTAAAATTTCTTGATATATTTTATTGTAATTTTCAAAATTCACTTTTAATTTTCCTATTTTCTTAATAATGGTATGGATTATTACTAAATAATATTTAAAGTTAGTTTAAAATGATTTTATGTATAATAGTTTTGATTATAATATGGAGAATTTAACTCACTTTAGGAAATAAATGAATTTTTTTAATTTAAATAACAGGTTATTAAGTGCATTGAATGATAAATTTATTATCTTTGCTGCAGGTTATAAAGGTGGAATAGGAAAATCTGTAATTGCGTTAGGTTTAGCAAAAGAGTTTAATGTCCCATATATAACAAATGATCAAGGATCTGCAATTTCGGGAAATGCAAAATTTTATGAACATACTTATTTAACATATGATTTTAGTATAACAAACAAAATAAGAGAATCAAAAGTCGTAATAGTAGACTTAGCCGGTTGTTTTCTTTTAGATAAAACAATATTAAAATTGATAAAAAAATCAAATCTTATAATCCTCCCTACAGGAGAAAATCCATATTTAGACCATACCGGATGCTTAATTTCGGCAAATAATATATATGAATTGAATTCAAATTTACTTTTTATTACAACAGGTGTTGAGGCAGATGAAATAAAAAACACTGTTTTTAATTTTTCAAAGACAAAAAGTAAATATCCTCATTTTGAAAAGTTAAAAGTATTTGGCTTGTCTAAATGTAATAAAATAATATATGACTCAATGGCAAAAAAAAGAAGCTATATCAGAACATACTTGTCTTATGCTGAAAATGAAAAAGAGGATTATAAGCCCTTTATGAAAGAGTGGTCAAAAATTATAAAAGAGATTAAAAATAAAATTAAAATTTATCAATAGATTTTAACAAATTAAAAAAAGGGAAAATATTGACAAATATAATTGATGATAAGGCAATTGATAAAATAAAATATGATGCTTTAGATTTTGACAGTTATGTTCATGTATTAGCAGAAAGTATATTAGAAGAATCTTCTCCTCCAAATATTGCAATATATGGTAAATACGGTTCTGGAAAAACTTCTTTGGTTAAACTTCTGATTAATAAAATACATTTGGCACCTAAACAGAAAAATATTATAAATATTTTTTACGATGCTTGGAAATTTGAACATAATAACACAGATTCTTTAATCAATCTGCTAAGTACGCTTGAAAAATCTATACAATTAAATAAAATCAATTTTAAAGAAGATGTAATTCTTAACATTTTTGATTATGTAAAATATATCAAAATTGCCATTTCAAAGATTGATAATCAAAAAAATGAAGAAAAAAATAGTGATAATACTTCTCTTTTGGAAATATATGAGTTATTAAAAAAACTTGAAGACTTATTAGTAGAAGAGAATTTTTTATTGATTTTTTATATAGATAACTTGGATAAATGCAATTCTGCAAATTGTATGAAAATATTAGAAAGTATGAACCTGATATTTGATTTAAAAGGTTTCTCTTTTGTAATCACATCAGATAAAAAACTTTTAAAGGATAAGCTTATAAATTCTTCTATTAAAGATTTTGAAGGCTATTTAGATAAAACAATACAGTTACCTTTTTATATTCCCTCTTTTAGTGGTAAAATGAATGATTTATTACAGAATATCTATTTAAGAACAAATTCAAATACGGAGTTAGAAAAAGAGATAAAAGATGTACTTTTTTCTATCTCTTCTTTTAATAAATTAACACCAAGATTGATTATAAAATTGATAAATAGAATAAAAGTTTGTTCAAAAATATATATTAAATTAAATCCAAATACTCAACTCTCTTATGAAAATATACTCTCTTTATTTGCAATATCATGTACATTAGAAGAGTTGTTTAACGGATTTCACAATGTTCTAATTCAAAGTGATACAATCGCAAAATATATCATAAAAATAATGCAAACGGAACTTTTTTATAAAGATGAATTTATTACAAATATAAATATTCTAAATGATAATAAAAAGTTATTGATTGATTTGTTAGAGAATAATTTCCATATTTTAAAAATGATTTTCAGCACAGAAGCGGGAAAATATTGGTTAGAAAATAAAGCTTACAGAATAAGTACTTATGAATTTTTGAAATCAAATAATGATATTATGGAAGATATGCAGATCAACTCTTTACCGGTATATAAAACAGATTTTATGGAGAATATTATCCCTGTAAAAGAAAAAGAAATAGATCCTAAAAAATTTATATCTATACCTAATAGTGAATATGAAATCAGTAAATATGTTGTTACTAATAAATGGTATGAAGAGTTTATTTTATCTGATGGATATAATAATACAAAATATTGGATTGATTTACCTTCTCAAATCTGGTTAATAAATAATAAAATAACTACGCTTGATGAAAAATATGAAAAGATGATTGAAAAAGAGTCTATTTATTACAGAAAAAAGTTTAATAAAGAATTAAAAAAAGAAGATTTTAATAAAGCCTTACAGCCTATAGTTTATATTACTTATTATGAAGCTTTGGCCTTTTGTAGATATTTGACTGATATAGATGAAAAATATGAATATATGATTCCTAGTAAAAGACAATGGGAATACTTTGCAAATAGCGGTGATAAAACAAGAATTTATCCATGGGGTAATAATTGGGATAACAATTATTGCAATAATGCTTCAAATCAATTAAATAAAACGACTGAAATAGGTATGTTCCCTCAAGGAGATTCAAAATTTGGGGTAAGCGATATGGTTGGGAATGTTTGGGTATGGACATCAACTTTAGATAATAATGATTATAACTACTTAAAAGGCGGCTCTTGGAATTTTAGTGATCCTTCTTATTTTAAAATATCAAATAGCCAAATGAACTTCTACAATAATCCCTCTTATCAACATTATGATATAGGTTTTTTATGTATAAGAAAAGAGAAAAAGTAAAAATTCTCTTTTTTATTGATAATTAATATAAAGCGGTTGTCTTAGTATTTGTCTTCCATTTGCTGATTCCAAACCTAGTATTTGTTTTGGAGTCATAATATATGTATCGGCATGGTAAAAAATTTTAAATCCACTGTCCGCTATTTTGGTTTCATCTTCATTATAAAGTGAATTATAGATTTTAATTTTTACAGCCGGATCTCCATGTCCGTCAATATTATAAATTAAATCTACGTTTTCATATTTTTTTACTAACTCTTTATTTCTTAACATTCTTTTATGAAACATATGAACTATAAGTTGTTTTTTCTTTAAATGATTTTCAATAATATAATTATTTATAAGTTCTTGTGCTGCATTTAAATCTTTTGCATAAATATGGCCGATATATTTACCAGGAGGATATTTTTTATGTTTGGGAATTTTAAATTCTGGGTCTAGTGCTAGATGAACATAATCATATTTTAGATATTTCAGAACAGGCTTTAAAGCTTCAACCGGAGTATTTGTTCCCATTTGCAAGTCAATAATTACTTCAAAGTTTTCTTCTTTTGCTCTTTGAATATATGGTATAAGACTTTTTTCCGATAATCTTAGCATATATGTTCCTCTTCTTCCTGCATCGGAAGTAGCAAGCCCATAGATTATATGAAATGCCATTTTTATATCAACTTTGTTGCCTAGCTCTTTTTTATAATAAGCCTCTTTTTCTCTCATTTTTTTTACTAATTGATCAATATTGCTTTGTCCTAAAATTCCCAAAGATTTTGTGTTTGGTCTTCCGTAATATCCAATAATTAGTTTCTCTTTTTTTACTTCTTTTTCAATTGTCTTTGGAACAATCTCTTGTTTGTTTATTTCCTTAGAAGTAAGTGTTTGTACATTTGCAAAAATAGCTTGCATTGAAACAAATATCAACAAGAACGTTAATCTGAGTTTTATATTCACTCCTTTATCCTAAAAATTTTAATTTCCGTACACTTTTAAAAGCACTTCTTTATAATGATTTAATTGTTGCATCATAGTATCATCTTGATGATTTATATCCGGATGATATTTTTTTGCAAGTTCCTTATATCTTTTTTTTATCTCTTCTTTTGTCGGTGTTGATGTAAAACCAAAAAACTCTTTTGCTTTTTCTACTTCTCCAAATTGAGGTGGAGTATTAAAGTTTCCTCTTCTAAATTGTTCTTCAAATTGTTCAAAGTTAAAATCTTTTGCATTAAATCCTGAGCCTGAACTAAAATCTTTACCGTTAAAAGTAAATTTAAAGCTTTGATTGCTACTCTCTTTTAGTTTTTTCTTAAACTGATAGAAAAAATAGTATCCAATAGCAACAAAGATAAAAAGTATAATTAAAAAAGTACCGAAATTTGTGAATATTAAATATAAAATTCCAAAGAATATTGCCCATTTTATAAGGCTTGAAAAAATATATGTCAACTCTCTACCCATATTATAATAATCCTGTCTATTTTTAAAAGTGATATTATAGTATTTTATACCAAATTATAAGCTTTTAATCAAATCTTGATTTAAAAAGTTAGGAAAGTTTAATTTAATTATTTAAAGATG
It encodes the following:
- a CDS encoding P-loop NTPase fold protein, yielding MTNIIDDKAIDKIKYDALDFDSYVHVLAESILEESSPPNIAIYGKYGSGKTSLVKLLINKIHLAPKQKNIINIFYDAWKFEHNNTDSLINLLSTLEKSIQLNKINFKEDVILNIFDYVKYIKIAISKIDNQKNEEKNSDNTSLLEIYELLKKLEDLLVEENFLLIFYIDNLDKCNSANCMKILESMNLIFDLKGFSFVITSDKKLLKDKLINSSIKDFEGYLDKTIQLPFYIPSFSGKMNDLLQNIYLRTNSNTELEKEIKDVLFSISSFNKLTPRLIIKLINRIKVCSKIYIKLNPNTQLSYENILSLFAISCTLEELFNGFHNVLIQSDTIAKYIIKIMQTELFYKDEFITNINILNDNKKLLIDLLENNFHILKMIFSTEAGKYWLENKAYRISTYEFLKSNNDIMEDMQINSLPVYKTDFMENIIPVKEKEIDPKKFISIPNSEYEISKYVVTNKWYEEFILSDGYNNTKYWIDLPSQIWLINNKITTLDEKYEKMIEKESIYYRKKFNKELKKEDFNKALQPIVYITYYEALAFCRYLTDIDEKYEYMIPSKRQWEYFANSGDKTRIYPWGNNWDNNYCNNASNQLNKTTEIGMFPQGDSKFGVSDMVGNVWVWTSTLDNNDYNYLKGGSWNFSDPSYFKISNSQMNFYNNPSYQHYDIGFLCIRKEKK
- a CDS encoding J domain-containing protein; this encodes MGRELTYIFSSLIKWAIFFGILYLIFTNFGTFLIILFIFVAIGYYFFYQFKKKLKESSNQSFKFTFNGKDFSSGSGFNAKDFNFEQFEEQFRRGNFNTPPQFGEVEKAKEFFGFTSTPTKEEIKKRYKELAKKYHPDINHQDDTMMQQLNHYKEVLLKVYGN